A genomic segment from Rhizoctonia solani chromosome 11, complete sequence encodes:
- a CDS encoding Isonitrile hydratase: MVSLRFSSSTLLALPLILSISVFSTPNPDPSSHNLGLGHHVPRNTTARTTWKFGVVLFPKLSSWTSNKSYGVLGLLAKGSMTQTNPAWPYSPYEFEIDYLAESLDPVIPGVGPAILPTKTFSQVNSTQYDIILVPGGMGTRPAILSPKVLDFVKKQTPGLQYLLSVCTGAWVLANAGVLEGKNATTNKAAFAQIRNETSKNINWVPKARWVVDGNTWTSSGVTAGIDMANAFIIHLVGPEYATKARNVVELRAAEQGDDPFAEIYGLV, translated from the exons ATGGTCTCCCTCCGCTTTTCGTCTAGCACTCTGCTAGCTCTTCCATTGATACTGTCAATATCTGTCTTTTCAACCCCCAATCCTG ACCCTTCTTCGCACAACCTTGGTCTGGGTCATCATGTTCCAAGGAATACGACCGCTCGCACAACATGGAAGTTCGGGGTAGTTTTATTCCCCAAGTTGTCATCCTGGACTTCCAATAA GTCCTATGGAGTGCTAGGACTCCTAGCTAAAGGGTCGATGACACAAACGAACCCAGCATGGCCTTATTCCCCATACGAGTTTGAGATTGATTACTTGGCAGAGTCCCTCGATCCTGTTATTCCTGGAGTAGGACCCGCTATACTTCCAACAAAAACCTTTAGCCAAGTCAACAGCACTCAGTACGACATAATTCTGGTTCCCGGAG GAATGGGGACACGTCCGGCAATTCTTTCGCCTAAAGTCCTTGATTTCGTCAAGAAACAGACGCCTGGCCTCCAGTACTTGCTGTCTGTATGCACCGGAGCCTGGGTCTTAGCAAACGCTGGGGTCTTGGAGGGAAAGAATGCCACCACAAACAAGGCAGCATTTGCACAAATCAGG AACGAAACCAGTAAGAATATCAACTGGGTCCCGAAGGCCCGTTGGGTCGTCGATGGAAACACTTGGACTAGCTCGGGCGTAACTGCGGGAATAGATATGGCCAATGCGTTCATCATTCACTTGGTTGGACCCGAGTACGCAACTAAGGCGCGGAACGTTGTAGAGTTGAGAGCCGCTGAGCAAGGTGATGATCCGTTTGCAGAGATCTATGGATTGGTTTGA